Proteins from a single region of Pseudopedobacter saltans DSM 12145:
- a CDS encoding DUF4197 domain-containing protein, producing MKKIRVVALLTGAFLVSGCDSLNQVANQYGGAIVNAMGTPTNAEIGTALKQALENGAGYSTTKLSATNGFLGNAAVKILMPEEARKVESTLRSLGFNSLCDNVITSLNRAAEDAAKEAKPILVNAIKQMTFQDVTNILLGNKDAATQYFKRTTTAALTEKFKPIVNSSVAKVGATKYWTELTTAYNKIPTVKPVTTDLTSYVTEKAIQGLFVEVAAEELKIRENVSARSTALMQKVFAYADQQKK from the coding sequence ATGAAGAAAATAAGAGTAGTAGCCTTACTAACAGGGGCTTTTTTAGTTTCAGGCTGCGATAGTTTAAATCAGGTAGCTAACCAATACGGTGGGGCAATAGTTAATGCAATGGGTACACCGACAAATGCAGAAATAGGAACTGCACTAAAGCAGGCCCTTGAAAATGGAGCGGGATATAGTACCACCAAACTTTCGGCTACCAACGGTTTTTTGGGAAATGCAGCTGTTAAGATTTTAATGCCGGAGGAAGCGCGGAAAGTAGAATCTACCCTGCGCTCTTTAGGATTCAATTCTTTGTGTGATAATGTAATTACAAGTTTAAACAGGGCGGCGGAAGATGCTGCCAAAGAAGCAAAACCTATTTTGGTAAATGCTATAAAACAAATGACTTTTCAGGATGTAACTAATATCCTGCTGGGGAATAAAGATGCGGCTACCCAATATTTTAAAAGAACCACCACAGCTGCACTTACCGAAAAATTTAAACCTATAGTGAACTCCAGCGTTGCGAAGGTTGGTGCAACTAAGTACTGGACGGAATTGACTACTGCTTATAACAAGATTCCTACAGTAAAACCTGTAACTACAGACTTAACGTCTTATGTTACCGAAAAGGCAATACAGGGGCTTTTCGTAGAGGTTGCAGCAGAAGAGTTGAAAATAAGAGAAAATGTAAGTGCCCGATCTACCGCCTTAATGCAAAAAGTGTTTGCTTACGCCGATCAGCAAAAGAAATAA
- a CDS encoding nucleoside deaminase: MKFYSFEEQSREAADEFFMKEAYKEALLAFDKDEVPIGAIIVANGKVVGRGHNLTERLNDVTAHAEMQAFTSASNTIGAKYLHNCTLYVTVEPCVMCAGASYWTQISRIVFGALDEKRGYSRLNPQIIHPKTEIVGGVMSEECAALMRNFFLKKRLK, from the coding sequence ATGAAATTTTATTCTTTTGAAGAACAGAGCCGGGAAGCTGCAGATGAGTTTTTCATGAAGGAAGCCTATAAAGAGGCGCTTCTGGCATTTGATAAAGACGAAGTACCGATTGGTGCGATTATTGTTGCTAATGGTAAGGTTGTGGGTAGGGGGCACAACCTGACGGAACGCCTGAACGATGTTACCGCCCATGCAGAAATGCAGGCATTTACTTCGGCAAGTAACACTATTGGAGCAAAATATTTACATAACTGTACTTTATATGTAACCGTAGAACCTTGTGTTATGTGTGCCGGTGCTTCTTATTGGACACAGATTAGCAGGATTGTTTTTGGAGCATTGGATGAGAAGAGAGGATATAGTCGTTTAAATCCCCAAATTATACACCCAAAAACGGAAATAGTTGGAGGAGTGATGAGTGAAGAATGTGCTGCATTGATGAGAAATTTTTTCTTGAAAAAGAGATTAAAATAA
- a CDS encoding tRNA-binding protein has translation MDVINWADFEKVDLRAGTIIEVLDFPEAKKPAYKVRVDFGEQLGVKTTSAQITAKYNKEELLGKQIVGVVNFPKKQIGKFMSEFLLTGFHDEEGNVCITVVDKKVPDGAKLC, from the coding sequence ATGGATGTAATTAATTGGGCGGACTTTGAAAAAGTAGATTTAAGAGCAGGAACTATTATTGAAGTACTTGATTTTCCGGAAGCAAAAAAGCCCGCATATAAAGTTCGCGTGGACTTTGGAGAACAGCTGGGAGTTAAGACAACAAGTGCACAGATTACAGCTAAATACAACAAAGAAGAGCTTTTAGGAAAGCAAATAGTTGGAGTCGTGAATTTTCCGAAAAAACAGATTGGGAAGTTTATGTCTGAATTTTTACTAACGGGTTTTCATGATGAAGAAGGCAATGTTTGTATAACCGTTGTGGATAAAAAAGTTCCGGACGGAGCTAAACTTTGCTAA
- a CDS encoding M1 family metallopeptidase, whose protein sequence is MLKKPLMLICILLTILWVACKQNTKPQNDSEKIVDPHSYAEPEHVKVKHLDLDLDVDFKQQIIKGIAVWTIENPNKYDEIVFDTKGLNIQKIVLDDKTSEEPFYALGDENEIFGQALSIQIAPETKKVSIYYYTNPGAEALQWVAPAQTFGRQSSFLYTQSQAILARTWIPCQDSPSIRFTYNAKVKVPKEFLALMSAENPQKRNSDGIYTFQQKHPIPSYLMALAVGDIRFKKINEMSGVYAEPAMLDKAAHEFADVGKMLSAAESLYGKYLWGRYDILVLPPSFPFGGMENPNLTFATPTVIAGDRSLANLVAHELAHSWSGNLATNATWNDFWLNEGFTMYFERRIIEKLYGKDEADMQEVLGYKDLENGIKDFGKTHPDTRLNLDLTDRSPDDAVTDIAYEKGFLFLKNIELVVGREKFDHFLKQYFAKYAFKSVTLKDFEDELNNNVIKDDENLKTAINAYGWIYQPGIPKNAKLPHSARFDAIDALRSGSIQGQPADKLSRNINSTNEKLYFIQSLPDTISLKQMQYIDSVFHFTTSHNSEIQYAWYLLSIKKDYQPVYSYLDTFLNTVGRRKFIEPLYSELLTTEKGKKMAKDFYEKNRPNYHAVSTRTLDKLFSKK, encoded by the coding sequence ATGCTGAAAAAGCCTTTAATGCTTATTTGCATCTTATTGACTATCCTTTGGGTAGCCTGTAAACAGAACACTAAACCTCAGAACGACAGCGAAAAAATTGTCGACCCGCATAGTTATGCAGAGCCCGAACATGTGAAGGTAAAGCACCTGGATTTGGATTTGGACGTAGATTTTAAGCAACAAATAATTAAGGGAATTGCCGTCTGGACAATAGAGAATCCAAATAAATATGACGAGATTGTTTTTGATACCAAAGGTCTGAATATCCAAAAAATCGTTCTGGATGATAAAACAAGCGAAGAACCTTTCTATGCACTGGGGGATGAGAATGAAATATTTGGCCAGGCCCTAAGCATACAAATCGCACCCGAAACAAAAAAAGTAAGTATTTACTACTATACTAACCCAGGCGCTGAAGCGCTGCAATGGGTTGCCCCTGCCCAAACCTTTGGCAGGCAATCCTCTTTTCTATATACACAGTCACAAGCAATTCTGGCCAGAACATGGATCCCTTGCCAGGACAGCCCTTCCATACGTTTTACTTACAATGCAAAAGTGAAGGTCCCTAAAGAATTCCTTGCGTTAATGAGTGCCGAAAATCCTCAGAAACGAAATTCTGATGGCATTTATACCTTCCAGCAGAAACATCCAATTCCTTCTTATTTAATGGCCTTAGCAGTAGGAGATATACGGTTTAAAAAAATAAACGAAATGAGCGGTGTCTATGCCGAACCGGCAATGCTGGATAAAGCAGCTCACGAGTTTGCAGATGTAGGCAAAATGCTTAGCGCCGCCGAAAGCCTGTATGGGAAATATCTTTGGGGACGTTATGATATTCTGGTTCTTCCACCAAGTTTTCCGTTTGGCGGCATGGAGAATCCTAACCTGACCTTTGCAACGCCAACGGTGATTGCCGGAGACCGTTCTCTGGCGAATCTTGTCGCACATGAACTAGCGCATAGCTGGAGCGGAAACCTGGCAACAAATGCTACATGGAACGATTTCTGGTTAAATGAAGGCTTTACCATGTACTTTGAAAGACGAATTATAGAGAAACTGTATGGTAAGGATGAAGCGGATATGCAGGAGGTGCTGGGATATAAAGATCTTGAAAATGGCATCAAAGACTTTGGCAAAACACATCCCGACACAAGGTTAAACCTGGATTTAACAGACAGAAGTCCCGATGATGCAGTTACAGATATCGCTTATGAAAAGGGCTTCCTGTTTTTGAAAAACATTGAGCTGGTAGTGGGAAGGGAAAAATTTGATCATTTTCTAAAACAATACTTTGCAAAGTATGCATTTAAAAGTGTTACGCTTAAAGACTTCGAGGATGAATTGAATAACAACGTGATTAAAGATGATGAAAATTTAAAAACTGCTATCAACGCCTATGGCTGGATTTACCAACCTGGTATTCCTAAAAACGCTAAACTGCCACATAGCGCAAGATTTGACGCTATTGACGCCTTACGTTCGGGTTCTATACAAGGACAGCCAGCAGACAAACTCAGCAGAAATATAAACAGCACAAACGAAAAGCTTTATTTTATCCAGTCTTTACCGGATACGATAAGCTTAAAGCAGATGCAATATATAGACAGTGTCTTTCATTTCACAACATCACATAATAGCGAAATACAGTACGCCTGGTATCTATTAAGTATTAAGAAAGATTATCAGCCTGTTTATTCTTATTTAGATACTTTTTTAAATACCGTTGGTCGGAGAAAGTTCATAGAGCCTCTTTATAGCGAACTATTAACCACAGAGAAAGGAAAAAAAATGGCAAAGGATTTTTATGAGAAGAACAGACCAAATTATCATGCGGTATCAACCCGCACTTTAGACAAACTTTTTAGTAAAAAATAG
- a CDS encoding RNA polymerase sigma factor: MSIAPSNNKLHDLDQEWITEYKTSGDLAALARLYEPYVPLVYGVALKYFKDEERSKDAVMQIFEELISKIKQHNIHHFKSWLYTLSRNHCLMEIRKEKSNPIIFDESFMDFEPFMHLSEKEQTETKLIAMEACLETLNIEQRQSITLFYLQEKCYTEVAKETGYDLKKVKSYIQNGKRNLKICLEKQSE; this comes from the coding sequence ATGAGTATAGCTCCAAGTAATAACAAACTTCACGATCTAGACCAGGAATGGATAACGGAATATAAAACTTCCGGAGATTTAGCTGCTTTGGCCCGCCTTTACGAACCTTATGTCCCTTTAGTTTACGGTGTAGCTTTAAAATATTTTAAAGATGAGGAAAGAAGTAAAGATGCGGTCATGCAAATCTTCGAGGAGCTTATCTCTAAAATAAAACAGCACAATATTCATCATTTCAAAAGCTGGCTTTATACACTTTCCAGAAACCATTGTTTAATGGAAATCCGTAAAGAGAAATCAAATCCAATAATTTTTGACGAAAGTTTTATGGATTTTGAACCTTTTATGCATCTATCTGAAAAAGAGCAAACTGAAACCAAGCTTATCGCTATGGAGGCTTGTCTCGAAACACTTAATATTGAGCAACGGCAAAGCATTACCTTGTTTTATTTACAGGAAAAATGCTACACAGAGGTAGCAAAAGAAACGGGATATGATTTAAAAAAAGTTAAAAGTTATATTCAAAACGGTAAAAGAAACTTAAAAATCTGTTTGGAGAAACAAAGTGAATAA
- a CDS encoding Crp/Fnr family transcriptional regulator, translated as MEEAIVIFRNYLQQTTPVTNAGFDKLLHYLKAKKISKGQFLLRAGEISRNSFFTAKGILRSYTIDKQGKEHIIQFSPEYWLTADRSSSFFNEPSFLYIDAIEDSEIVIIDNQFFDQLTIQCPDFSLSNTHSLHQHIKQIQDRVNLLLGATAEERYLDFIRLYPELLMRIPQWMIASYLGITPESLSRVRKDLYRK; from the coding sequence TTGGAAGAAGCCATTGTTATTTTTAGGAATTATCTACAACAAACAACTCCGGTTACCAATGCCGGGTTCGATAAACTGCTACATTATTTAAAGGCTAAAAAAATAAGTAAAGGACAATTCTTACTCAGAGCAGGGGAAATCTCCAGAAACTCGTTCTTTACCGCCAAAGGCATTTTACGCTCTTATACGATAGACAAACAAGGCAAAGAGCATATCATCCAATTTTCTCCTGAATATTGGTTAACGGCCGACAGAAGCAGCTCATTCTTCAACGAACCGTCTTTCTTATACATTGATGCCATTGAGGATTCAGAGATTGTAATCATTGACAATCAGTTTTTTGATCAGCTTACCATACAATGTCCTGACTTCTCCCTGTCCAATACCCACTCTTTGCATCAGCACATCAAGCAAATACAAGATAGGGTAAATTTACTCCTGGGAGCAACCGCCGAAGAGCGCTATCTTGACTTCATCAGATTATATCCTGAACTGTTAATGCGTATTCCTCAATGGATGATTGCCTCCTATTTGGGCATCACACCAGAGTCCCTAAGTAGGGTAAGGAAGGACTTATACCGGAAGTGA
- a CDS encoding superoxide dismutase — translation MAFELPALPYASDALEPHIDQQTMEIHHGKHHAAYVTNLNKALEGKEGADSSLEEINKNISKYPVAVRNNGGGHYNHSLFWTVIGPNGGGAPQGELAEAINAAFGSFEDFKTKFAEAGATRFGSGWAWLIVGADGKLAVTSTPNQDNPLMDVAEVQGTPILGMDVWEHAYYLKYQNRRPDYISAFWNVIDWNAVAERFAQAK, via the coding sequence ATGGCTTTTGAATTACCTGCGTTACCATACGCATCAGACGCATTAGAACCGCATATCGATCAACAAACTATGGAAATCCATCACGGAAAACACCATGCGGCTTATGTTACTAACTTAAATAAAGCTTTAGAAGGTAAGGAAGGTGCTGATTCTTCATTAGAAGAAATCAATAAAAATATTTCTAAGTATCCGGTAGCTGTTAGAAATAACGGTGGTGGACATTATAATCACTCACTTTTCTGGACTGTTATTGGCCCTAACGGTGGTGGTGCTCCACAAGGAGAATTAGCAGAAGCGATTAATGCGGCTTTCGGTTCTTTCGAAGACTTTAAAACTAAATTTGCAGAGGCTGGAGCAACTCGTTTTGGTTCTGGTTGGGCCTGGTTAATCGTTGGTGCTGATGGTAAACTGGCAGTAACTTCTACTCCAAATCAGGACAACCCATTAATGGATGTAGCAGAAGTACAGGGTACTCCAATTTTAGGAATGGACGTTTGGGAGCATGCTTATTATTTAAAATATCAAAACAGACGACCAGACTATATCTCAGCTTTTTGGAATGTGATTGATTGGAATGCAGTAGCAGAGCGTTTTGCGCAAGCAAAATAG
- a CDS encoding zinc-binding dehydrogenase: protein MKALVLEGINQEFIYKNVENPVLETGEALVKVKAASFNRRDFWIKKGQYAGLKFPIILGSDGAGIVSEVKDETDKYWIGKEVIINPSLLWGDHEEFQSKAFNILGLPKDGTFAEYVKVPVSSLFEKPQHLSFSEAAAIPLAGLTAYRALFSKAKLKKGDNVLIVGAGAGTSTFAILWAVAAGANVYVTSGNADKIEAAKRLGAIDGVNYKEDDWDQQLLQKVSGFDVIIDSALGAGFAKHFNYVNPGARIVFFGGTAGNLPELNGRIIFWKQLQILGSTMGSPQDFKAMLSFIEDHKIHPIIDSAYKLEDANDAIKLMENSDQFGKIVLDVTE from the coding sequence ATGAAAGCATTGGTCCTCGAAGGAATAAATCAAGAATTTATATATAAAAATGTAGAAAATCCTGTTTTAGAAACAGGGGAAGCTTTAGTAAAAGTGAAGGCAGCTTCTTTTAACAGAAGGGACTTCTGGATAAAAAAAGGTCAATATGCCGGACTGAAGTTTCCGATTATTCTTGGATCTGACGGGGCCGGAATTGTATCAGAAGTAAAAGACGAAACGGATAAGTATTGGATCGGTAAAGAAGTTATTATCAATCCATCTTTGCTTTGGGGAGATCACGAGGAATTTCAATCCAAAGCTTTTAATATACTGGGACTGCCAAAAGACGGAACCTTTGCAGAATATGTGAAGGTTCCGGTGAGCAGTCTGTTTGAAAAGCCCCAACATTTAAGCTTCTCGGAAGCGGCTGCAATTCCACTGGCAGGGCTTACCGCTTACAGGGCTCTTTTTAGCAAGGCTAAATTAAAAAAAGGCGACAATGTACTCATCGTTGGTGCAGGTGCAGGAACATCAACATTTGCTATACTTTGGGCTGTTGCAGCAGGAGCGAATGTATACGTAACTTCAGGCAATGCTGATAAAATAGAAGCTGCAAAAAGATTGGGGGCAATAGACGGTGTTAACTACAAAGAGGATGATTGGGATCAGCAATTGCTGCAAAAGGTTTCCGGTTTCGATGTAATCATAGACAGTGCACTGGGGGCTGGTTTTGCTAAACATTTCAATTATGTTAATCCCGGGGCCAGAATTGTATTTTTTGGAGGAACCGCAGGTAATTTACCTGAATTGAATGGCCGGATTATTTTCTGGAAACAATTGCAGATTTTAGGTTCTACAATGGGATCGCCACAGGATTTCAAAGCGATGCTGTCTTTTATAGAAGATCATAAAATTCATCCCATAATCGACAGCGCTTATAAGCTGGAGGACGCTAATGATGCTATAAAATTGATGGAAAATAGCGATCAGTTTGGGAAGATTGTTTTGGATGTAACGGAATAA
- a CDS encoding TonB family protein: MNKDNQDIDLIKKYLRGQLSPAEMHRLEKRALDDPFLAEAMEGYENFPNNSHSLNELKVRLKSRTESKISKNTNTPPVNFKIWSLAACVVILIGLFSIYLNQPKQNNFSEPLTKSSPQILPPPGNAREKKTISPDIAAETSIEDMISKTEVIAANSERKKEKEDTPTADDIVVEQIARTTAAPSMIAPAVEPALTPMAKKESLAEPDAFVSLSNTNTLSTKTAKEADSIATKGKIKDLSTTKPIDGAIIKDVKTNIRVVSNENGEFFFPYKVKKIAIYAKGFQSREIELGPLQEININLNPNPSSADIPVRSIRRSTVVVGPYNGWAAFRKYLDENSELESGETGHVIVEFIIKPSGELSDFRVLKSLSKLADARAIDLIKNYQNWQGASDGYSNRVKVTVRFK; encoded by the coding sequence GTGAATAAGGACAACCAGGATATTGATTTAATAAAAAAATACTTGCGTGGACAATTAAGTCCCGCTGAAATGCATCGTTTAGAAAAAAGAGCCCTGGATGATCCTTTTCTTGCCGAGGCCATGGAAGGTTATGAAAATTTCCCAAATAATAGCCATTCCTTAAACGAACTGAAAGTAAGGCTTAAAAGCAGGACGGAAAGTAAAATTTCTAAAAACACCAACACACCACCTGTTAATTTTAAAATATGGTCTTTAGCTGCCTGTGTGGTCATTTTAATAGGTTTATTCAGTATTTATTTAAACCAGCCCAAACAGAATAATTTTTCCGAACCCTTAACAAAATCCAGCCCTCAGATACTTCCTCCGCCGGGTAACGCCCGTGAAAAAAAAACCATATCTCCGGATATAGCGGCCGAGACTTCAATCGAAGATATGATATCAAAGACAGAAGTTATAGCTGCCAATTCTGAAAGAAAAAAAGAGAAAGAAGATACTCCTACGGCCGACGATATTGTGGTTGAACAGATTGCCAGAACCACAGCAGCCCCATCTATGATTGCCCCTGCTGTAGAACCAGCCTTAACCCCTATGGCGAAAAAGGAAAGTTTGGCTGAACCGGACGCATTTGTTTCCTTGTCCAATACCAATACCCTTTCAACAAAAACAGCTAAGGAGGCTGATTCCATTGCTACAAAGGGAAAAATAAAGGACTTAAGTACGACGAAACCTATTGATGGTGCCATAATCAAGGATGTTAAAACAAACATCAGAGTAGTTAGCAACGAAAATGGTGAGTTCTTTTTCCCTTATAAGGTCAAGAAAATAGCAATATATGCCAAAGGCTTTCAAAGCAGAGAGATCGAATTAGGCCCCCTGCAGGAAATCAACATCAATCTCAACCCAAATCCTTCATCCGCCGACATTCCCGTAAGGAGTATCAGAAGAAGTACCGTAGTCGTTGGCCCATACAACGGCTGGGCTGCTTTCAGAAAATATCTTGATGAAAATAGTGAACTGGAAAGTGGAGAAACTGGCCATGTTATTGTGGAGTTTATCATCAAGCCATCCGGAGAATTATCTGATTTTAGGGTACTTAAAAGTTTAAGTAAACTAGCTGATGCAAGGGCTATAGACCTAATTAAAAACTATCAAAATTGGCAGGGAGCTTCCGATGGCTACTCTAACAGAGTGAAAGTAACTGTAAGATTTAAATGA
- a CDS encoding pirin family protein: MKTRKIEAVLSPRDPHMVGDGFRVHNFIPSMYPLSKERMSPFIMLDYNSKFYFPPTDQPRGVDVHPHRGFETVTIAYKGSVAHHDSAGNSGIIKEGDVQWMTAASGILHKEYHEKEFSKKGGFFQMVQLWVNLPAKDKMSAPKYQEITNENIKRVALENGEVEVIAGNYKGNPGAASTFTPVNLLNVSLKKDGKADFNFPEHYNTALLVIEGTIIVNDSRKVAGDHFVLFANDGEDFQIEGVEDAKVLILSGEPIDEPIVAHGPFVMNTKEEINQAFEDFYAGKFGKL, translated from the coding sequence ATGAAAACAAGAAAAATTGAAGCTGTTTTGTCACCAAGAGATCCACATATGGTGGGTGATGGATTCAGAGTACACAATTTCATTCCAAGTATGTATCCATTAAGCAAAGAAAGGATGAGTCCTTTTATTATGCTAGACTATAATTCTAAATTTTATTTTCCGCCAACCGACCAGCCCAGAGGTGTAGATGTACATCCGCACAGAGGTTTCGAGACTGTAACGATTGCCTACAAAGGAAGTGTTGCCCATCATGACAGTGCCGGAAATAGCGGTATTATAAAAGAAGGTGATGTGCAATGGATGACTGCTGCATCAGGTATTCTACACAAAGAGTATCATGAAAAAGAGTTCAGCAAAAAAGGTGGATTCTTTCAAATGGTACAACTTTGGGTAAACCTGCCTGCAAAAGACAAGATGTCTGCACCAAAATATCAGGAAATTACCAACGAAAACATCAAAAGAGTAGCTTTAGAAAATGGTGAAGTAGAAGTTATTGCCGGCAATTACAAAGGAAATCCGGGCGCAGCAAGCACCTTCACTCCGGTAAACCTGTTGAATGTTTCTTTGAAGAAAGATGGAAAGGCCGATTTCAATTTTCCGGAGCATTACAATACTGCACTTTTGGTGATAGAAGGTACAATCATTGTGAATGATTCCAGAAAAGTAGCCGGAGATCATTTTGTATTATTTGCAAATGATGGAGAGGATTTTCAAATCGAAGGCGTTGAAGACGCAAAGGTACTGATCTTAAGCGGAGAGCCAATCGACGAGCCTATTGTTGCTCACGGACCTTTTGTAATGAATACAAAAGAAGAAATTAACCAGGCTTTTGAGGATTTTTACGCAGGAAAATTCGGTAAACTTTAA